Below is a genomic region from Alphaproteobacteria bacterium.
CCAACCTGATCCTGTCGCTGCCGATGCTCTATTGCATGATCATGGGCGCCCACGTCGGCTGAGGGCGATCGGCATTCGGCCTCCTAATCCCTCTCCCTGAGGGGGAGGGTAGGGTGGGGGTTTCGGCGTTGGAGGCTATTCGCAGACGCCCGAACCCCTCACCCCAGCCCTCTCCCCATGCGAGAGGGAGCTTTGCGGCGCGGTCTCACATGCCGGTACAGTCTCACCTGACGCCCCGCGTGACATTTTGATACAAAGTCGCGCGGGGGCAAACATACTTGCGCGACACCGGCCACCGACTAGAGCGGGATGTACCCCGCTCTAGATTTTTGTGGTCGCATCGCTTCTGCCGAAAAGCGGTTCCCGCTTTTCGGCGTGATGCTCTAGGGACGGCTCATGCGTCGCTTTGCTGTCCCCCTCAGTGTCTTCGCCTTGGCTGCCTGCACCGTCGGACCGGACTACCGGCCGCCCGCGCCGTCGGCGCTGTCCGTCCCGGATGCCTATTACGGCCGCGAGGCGGCGGCCCAACCCGCCGATCTCGCGCGCTGGTGGGAGCGGCTCAACGATCCGCTGCTGACCCGCCTGATCGACGAGGCGACCGCCGGCAATCTCGACCTCGCCGCCGCCGCCGCTCGCCTCACCCAGGCGCGCGAGTCGCTGATCCAGGCCCGCGCCGGGCGGCTGCCGACGATCGGCGCGACCGCAACGGGCGGGCGGACGGTCGGCACCGGGAATGACTCGAACAGCTTCCGCGCCGGAGTCGACGCCGCCTGGGAGGCCGATCTGTTCGGCGGAATCCGGCGCGGGATCGAGGCCACGGGCGCCGACGCCGAGAGCGTCTATTACAACCGCGAGGCGCTTAAGGTGGCGATCGCCGCCGAGGTCGCGACCAATTATGTCGAAGCGCGGCTCGCCCAGGAGCGGCTCGCCCTCGCCCGGGACACGCTGCGCATCGCCGAAGACAATTTGCAGATCGCCCAGTGGCGGGTCCAGGCGGGGCTGGTCTCCTCGCTCGATTCCGAGCAGGCCCGCGCGGCGCGCGCGCAGACCGCGGCGGCGATCCCGAACATCGAGAACAATTTCACCAGCGCCACTTATCGCCTCGCGGTGCTGACCGGCCGGGCGCCGGGCGCGCTGACGGCCGAGCTCAGCGAGGCGAAGCCGATTCCCAAAGCGCCCGAGGAGATCGCGCTCGGAATCCCGGCCGACACCTTGCGCCAGCGGCCGGACGTCCGCGCGGCCGAGCGTAGCCTCGCGGCGCAGACCGCGCGGATCGGAGTCGCCGAGGCGCAGCTCTATCCGGACCTTCGCCTCAGCGGGAATATCGGCACCTCGGCCTTCTCGCTCGGCGGCCTTCTCGATTCGATCACCGGCGGCATTTTCTCAAGCCTGAGCCAGACCCTGTTCGACGGCGGGCGGCTGCGCTCGCAGGTCCGCTCGCAGCAGGCCGCGACCGAGGGGGCGCTCGCGACCTACCACCAGTCGGTGCTGACCGCGCTCGAGGATGTCGAGAACGCCTTGCTCGCCCTGCGAGCATCGCGCGAGCGCCAGGCGCAGTTCGCCATCGCGCTCGAGGCGGCGACCAATTCGGCGATCCTCTCCCGGGTCGAATATCGCTCCGGCCTGCTCGATTTCCAGCAGCTGCTGGACGCCGAGCGAAGCCTCGTCTCGGCGCGCGACGGCATGGCGACGAGTCGCGGCGACGAGGCGCTCGCGCTGGTCCAACTCTATCGCGCCATGGGCGGCGGCTGGGATCCCGCTGCATCGCCCGCAATCGGAAGCCAAAGATGAACGAAGTCAGCAAGACGATTGTCACCAACGAGGCCTCGCCGGACAAGAAGACGCTCGAGGTCTTCCTCGGCGCCCCGGCGGCGAAGCCATGGTACAAGAGGCCGGCCTATGTGGCGGCGCTGGTCGTGCTCGTCCTCCTGCTGCTCCTGTTGTCGCGCTGCTTCATGGACACGGCCGAGGGCGGCTATGCGACCGAGGCCGTGCGCCGGGGGAATCTGCGAGTCACCGTTTCGGCGACGGGCAATCTCCAGCCGACCAACGAGGTCCAGGTCGGCTCCGAACAATCGGGCCTGGTCACCCAGGTTTTCGTCGACAATAACGACCGCGTGATCGCCGGGCAGCCGCTCGCCCGGCTCGACACCGCGCGGCTCCAGGACACGATCGCTCAGGCCCAGGCGGGCCTCGCCGCCGCCCAGGCGCAGGTCGCGACCGCCCAGGCCTCGGCCGCCCAAGCGCGCGCCAACCTCGCCCGGCAGGAAGAGGTGTGGCGCCTGTCGAACCACCGCGTCCCCTCGGAGACCGAGCTCGACGCGGCGCGGGCCGAGGCGCGGCGCGCCAACGCGTCGGTCAACGCCGCCAACGCCCA
It encodes:
- a CDS encoding efflux transporter outer membrane subunit, with the translated sequence MRRFAVPLSVFALAACTVGPDYRPPAPSALSVPDAYYGREAAAQPADLARWWERLNDPLLTRLIDEATAGNLDLAAAAARLTQARESLIQARAGRLPTIGATATGGRTVGTGNDSNSFRAGVDAAWEADLFGGIRRGIEATGADAESVYYNREALKVAIAAEVATNYVEARLAQERLALARDTLRIAEDNLQIAQWRVQAGLVSSLDSEQARAARAQTAAAIPNIENNFTSATYRLAVLTGRAPGALTAELSEAKPIPKAPEEIALGIPADTLRQRPDVRAAERSLAAQTARIGVAEAQLYPDLRLSGNIGTSAFSLGGLLDSITGGIFSSLSQTLFDGGRLRSQVRSQQAATEGALATYHQSVLTALEDVENALLALRASRERQAQFAIALEAATNSAILSRVEYRSGLLDFQQLLDAERSLVSARDGMATSRGDEALALVQLYRAMGGGWDPAASPAIGSQR